A portion of the Cygnus olor isolate bCygOlo1 chromosome 15, bCygOlo1.pri.v2, whole genome shotgun sequence genome contains these proteins:
- the SUN1 gene encoding SUN domain-containing protein 1 isoform X4 has translation MDFSRLHMYTPPQCVPENTGYTYALSSSYSSDALDFEIEHKIDPVFDSPRMSRRSLRLAAAGFNKTDGARSDTLRDSSYSGNMTFREQSKVVRQRKSTNKQSGSVRETPRKTLFSSPIYSQSSFNSHTTDASMVSTVLDESSIREQTEVDHFWGLDDDGEPKGSDTMLTQGNGDIATAETQTTVINGYTCSDCSMLSERKEALTARSASYVPSSRIYSRDRSQRHASTHSDYCGSMNVKEFYREDSHLGVNQESICDDCKGKKQLETYSTEHMQSSKAKRVARTISHTFSYAGYFMLHVLRTVGATGWLVSQKVLSLLWLAILSPGRAASGMFRLLRTGWYQLVTLLSLLKVFLLRRCLPKIFKLLLFVIPLLFLLGIWFWGFDGFVSLLPVLNWTRIDKVQRIDDSIYVPEPQPGSSHTVQPPKGTINIFDSGRISELEKQMALVSDRCHHHDEEYSKVMLLLHNLQDQVAQMGDRSEILKLIKNVMDQHLKEIKLEEKTDFLALHQEHELRIVMLEDLLKKLSAESEDIQKELDIAKAKTVREDEHNQLLSRVKKLELELSQVKSELLTGESVKTSCEKIDVIHEKVDAQVKESVKMMFFGDQHEDFSESLLQWLTSNFVTKSDLQTLLRDLELQILKNITQHMSVTNQRITSEVVTNVVNNAGISGITEAQAQIIVNNALKLYSQDKTGMVDFALESGGGSILSTRCSETYETKTALISLFGIPLWYFSQSPRVVIQPDMYPGNCWAFKGSEGYLVVRLSMKIYPTAFTMEHIPKTLSPSGNITSAPRNFSVYGLDDEYQEEGVLLGQYVYDQEGEPLQMFPVMEKSNNVFQIVELRILSNWGHAEYTCLYRFRVHGKPAE, from the exons ATGGATTTTTCACGACTTCACATGTATACTCCTCCCCAATGTGTGCCAGAGAACACTGGCTATACATATGCACTCAG TTCAAGTTATTCTTCAGATGCTTTGGATTTTGAAATTGAACACAAAATAGATCCAGTATTCGATTCACCAAGGATGTCACGGCGTAGTTTACGGTTAGCTGCTGCAGgatttaataaaacagatgGTGCCCGAAGTGATACCCTTCGTGACAGCTCTTACTCTGGAAACATGACTTTCAGAGAACAGTCTAA GGTGGTAAGGCAGCGCAAAAGTACAAATAAACAATCTGGCAGTGTGAGAGAGACACCAAGGAAAACCCTATTCAGCTCTCCCATTTATAGCCAAAGCAGTTTCAATAGCCATACCACTGATGCATCCATGGTGTCCACGGTATTGGATGAATCTTCGATTCGAGAGCAGACAGAAGTTGACCATTTCTGGG gTCTTGATGATGATGGTGAACCTAAAG GTAGTGATACTATGTTAACACAGGGAAATGGAGATATAGCAACAGCAGAAACGCAGACCACAGTGATAAATGGCTACACTTGCAGTGATTGCAGTATGCTTTCTGAACGGAAGGAGGCTCTTACAGCAAGATCAGCTTCTTATGTGCCATCTTCCAGAATTTACTCTAGGGACAGGAGCCAGAGACATGCATCTA CTCACTCAGATTACTGTGGAAGCATGAATGTAAAGGAATTTTACAGAGAGGATAGCCATCTTGGTGTGAATCAGGAATCAATAT GTGATGACTGTAAGGGGAAGAAACAGCTTGAAACATACAGCACAGAGCACATGCAATCTTCAAAGGCTAAAAGGGTAGCAAGGACCATTTCGCACACCTTTTCTTATGCAG GTTACTTTATGCTTCACGTGTTGCGAACAGTGGGAGCAACCGGATGGCTTGTGTCTCAGAAGGTGTTGTCTCTACTTTGGCTGGCCATTCTTTCTCCAG GGAGGGCAGCTTCTGGCATGTTCAGGTTGCTTAGAACTGGCTGGTATCAACTTGTTACTTTGCTGTCATTGCTCAAGGTGTTTCTTCTTAGAAG ATGCCTTCCAAAGATTTTCAAGCTATTACTGTTTGTCATCCCACTGCTGTTTCTATTAG GTATATGGTTCTGGGGTTTTGATGGCTTCGTTTCATTATTGCCTGTGTTGAACTGGACAAGAATTGATAAAGTACAGAGAATAGATGACTCAATTTATGTTCCTGAGCCCCAGCCTGGTTCTTCCCATACTGTACAGCCTCCAAAG GGTACCATAAATATCTTTGATTCCGGTCGTATAAGTgagctggaaaagcaaatggCCCTCGTGTCTGATAGATGCCATCACCACGATGAAGAATACAGCAAAGTGATGCTTCTACTCCATAATCTTcaagatcaggttgcccagatgGGTGACAGAAGTGAAATATTGAAGCTAATAAAAAATGTGATGGATCAACATCTTAAAGAGAtaaaactggaggaaaag ACTGACTTCCTGGCTTTACATCAAGAACATGAACTGCGCATCGTGATGCTGGAAGATCTTCTTAAAAAACTGTCTGCTGAATCTGAG gACATTCAGAAGGAGCTTGACATAGCCAAAGCAAAAACAGTAAG AGAGGATGAACATAATCAACTTTTATCCAGAGTTAAAAAGCTAGAACTAGAGTTGTCTCAGGTGAAATCGGAGCTGTTAACTGGGGAAAGTGTGAAGACGAGTTGTGAGAAAATAGATGTCATTCATGAAAAA GTAGATGCCCAGGTTAAAGAATCTGTCAAGATGATGTTTTTTGGTGATCAACACGAGGACTTCTCTGAATCACTTCTCCAATGGCTTACATCCAATTTTGTGACCAAAAGTGATCTGCAGACTCTGCTGCGGGATCTAGAGTTGCAGATCCTCAAGAATATTACTCAACATATGTCTGTTACAAACCAAAGAATAACATCTGAAGTAGTAACAAATGTTGTGAACAATGCAGGGATCTCTGGAATCACGGAAGCG CAAGCACAGATTATTGTAAACAATGCACTGAAACTCTACTCTCAAGACAAGACTGGTATGGTGGATTTTGCCTTAGAATCTGGAG gtGGCAGCATTCTGAGTACTCGCTGCTCTGAAACCTATGAGACCAAAACAGCATTAATTAGCCTCTTTGGAATTCCTTTATGGTACTTCTCTCAGTCTCCCAGAGTGGTGATTCAG CCGGACATGTATCCAGGAAACTGCTGGGCTTTCAAGGGATCGGAGGGGTATCTTGTAGTTAGACTTTCCATGAAGATCTATCCAACTGCCTTTACGATGGAACACATACCAAAAACACTTTCACCATCAGGAAATATCACCAGTGCTCCTAGGAACTTTTCAGTATAT GGTTTAGATGATGAATATCAAGAAGAAGGTGTACTTCTAGGACAGTACGTCTACGATCAAGAAGGAGAGCCACTGCAGATGTTTCCAGTGATG gAGAAGAGTAACAATGTATTCCAAATAGTGGAACTGAGAATTCTCTCTAACTGGGGACATGCTGAATATACATGTCTTTATCGGTTCAGAGTGCATGGGAAACCTGCCGAATAA
- the SUN1 gene encoding SUN domain-containing protein 1 isoform X5, protein MSRRSLRLAAAGFNKTDGARSDTLRDSSYSGNMTFREQSKVVRQRKSTNKQSGSVRETPRKTLFSSPIYSQSSFNSHTTDASMVSTVLDESSIREQTEVDHFWGLDDDGEPKGSDTMLTQGNGDIATAETQTTVINGYTCSDCSMLSERKEALTARSASYVPSSRIYSRDRSQRHASRGTYFFMSKILRLVKHTATSFASLLVQLFQMVLLKLSYEFKAHSDYCGSMNVKEFYREDSHLGVNQESICDDCKGKKQLETYSTEHMQSSKAKRVARTISHTFSYAGYFMLHVLRTVGATGWLVSQKVLSLLWLAILSPGRAASGMFRLLRTGWYQLVTLLSLLKVFLLRRCLPKIFKLLLFVIPLLFLLGIWFWGFDGFVSLLPVLNWTRIDKVQRIDDSIYVPEPQPGSSHTVQPPKGTINIFDSGRISELEKQMALVSDRCHHHDEEYSKVMLLLHNLQDQVAQMGDRSEILKLIKNVMDQHLKEIKLEEKTDFLALHQEHELRIVMLEDLLKKLSAESEDIQKELDIAKAKTVREDEHNQLLSRVKKLELELSQVKSELLTGESVKTSCEKIDVIHEKVDAQVKESVKMMFFGDQHEDFSESLLQWLTSNFVTKSDLQTLLRDLELQILKNITQHMSVTNQRITSEVVTNVVNNAGISGITEAQAQIIVNNALKLYSQDKTGMVDFALESGGGSILSTRCSETYETKTALISLFGIPLWYFSQSPRVVIQPDMYPGNCWAFKGSEGYLVVRLSMKIYPTAFTMEHIPKTLSPSGNITSAPRNFSVYGLDDEYQEEGVLLGQYVYDQEGEPLQMFPVMEKSNNVFQIVELRILSNWGHAEYTCLYRFRVHGKPAE, encoded by the exons ATGTCACGGCGTAGTTTACGGTTAGCTGCTGCAGgatttaataaaacagatgGTGCCCGAAGTGATACCCTTCGTGACAGCTCTTACTCTGGAAACATGACTTTCAGAGAACAGTCTAA GGTGGTAAGGCAGCGCAAAAGTACAAATAAACAATCTGGCAGTGTGAGAGAGACACCAAGGAAAACCCTATTCAGCTCTCCCATTTATAGCCAAAGCAGTTTCAATAGCCATACCACTGATGCATCCATGGTGTCCACGGTATTGGATGAATCTTCGATTCGAGAGCAGACAGAAGTTGACCATTTCTGGG gTCTTGATGATGATGGTGAACCTAAAG GTAGTGATACTATGTTAACACAGGGAAATGGAGATATAGCAACAGCAGAAACGCAGACCACAGTGATAAATGGCTACACTTGCAGTGATTGCAGTATGCTTTCTGAACGGAAGGAGGCTCTTACAGCAAGATCAGCTTCTTATGTGCCATCTTCCAGAATTTACTCTAGGGACAGGAGCCAGAGACATGCATCTA gggGCACCTATTTCTTCATGAGTAAGATTCTGCGATTGGTCAAACATACTGCAACATCTTTTGCATCCCTATTAGTGCAACTATTTCAAATGGTTTTGCTGAAGCTGAGTTATGAATTTAAAG CTCACTCAGATTACTGTGGAAGCATGAATGTAAAGGAATTTTACAGAGAGGATAGCCATCTTGGTGTGAATCAGGAATCAATAT GTGATGACTGTAAGGGGAAGAAACAGCTTGAAACATACAGCACAGAGCACATGCAATCTTCAAAGGCTAAAAGGGTAGCAAGGACCATTTCGCACACCTTTTCTTATGCAG GTTACTTTATGCTTCACGTGTTGCGAACAGTGGGAGCAACCGGATGGCTTGTGTCTCAGAAGGTGTTGTCTCTACTTTGGCTGGCCATTCTTTCTCCAG GGAGGGCAGCTTCTGGCATGTTCAGGTTGCTTAGAACTGGCTGGTATCAACTTGTTACTTTGCTGTCATTGCTCAAGGTGTTTCTTCTTAGAAG ATGCCTTCCAAAGATTTTCAAGCTATTACTGTTTGTCATCCCACTGCTGTTTCTATTAG GTATATGGTTCTGGGGTTTTGATGGCTTCGTTTCATTATTGCCTGTGTTGAACTGGACAAGAATTGATAAAGTACAGAGAATAGATGACTCAATTTATGTTCCTGAGCCCCAGCCTGGTTCTTCCCATACTGTACAGCCTCCAAAG GGTACCATAAATATCTTTGATTCCGGTCGTATAAGTgagctggaaaagcaaatggCCCTCGTGTCTGATAGATGCCATCACCACGATGAAGAATACAGCAAAGTGATGCTTCTACTCCATAATCTTcaagatcaggttgcccagatgGGTGACAGAAGTGAAATATTGAAGCTAATAAAAAATGTGATGGATCAACATCTTAAAGAGAtaaaactggaggaaaag ACTGACTTCCTGGCTTTACATCAAGAACATGAACTGCGCATCGTGATGCTGGAAGATCTTCTTAAAAAACTGTCTGCTGAATCTGAG gACATTCAGAAGGAGCTTGACATAGCCAAAGCAAAAACAGTAAG AGAGGATGAACATAATCAACTTTTATCCAGAGTTAAAAAGCTAGAACTAGAGTTGTCTCAGGTGAAATCGGAGCTGTTAACTGGGGAAAGTGTGAAGACGAGTTGTGAGAAAATAGATGTCATTCATGAAAAA GTAGATGCCCAGGTTAAAGAATCTGTCAAGATGATGTTTTTTGGTGATCAACACGAGGACTTCTCTGAATCACTTCTCCAATGGCTTACATCCAATTTTGTGACCAAAAGTGATCTGCAGACTCTGCTGCGGGATCTAGAGTTGCAGATCCTCAAGAATATTACTCAACATATGTCTGTTACAAACCAAAGAATAACATCTGAAGTAGTAACAAATGTTGTGAACAATGCAGGGATCTCTGGAATCACGGAAGCG CAAGCACAGATTATTGTAAACAATGCACTGAAACTCTACTCTCAAGACAAGACTGGTATGGTGGATTTTGCCTTAGAATCTGGAG gtGGCAGCATTCTGAGTACTCGCTGCTCTGAAACCTATGAGACCAAAACAGCATTAATTAGCCTCTTTGGAATTCCTTTATGGTACTTCTCTCAGTCTCCCAGAGTGGTGATTCAG CCGGACATGTATCCAGGAAACTGCTGGGCTTTCAAGGGATCGGAGGGGTATCTTGTAGTTAGACTTTCCATGAAGATCTATCCAACTGCCTTTACGATGGAACACATACCAAAAACACTTTCACCATCAGGAAATATCACCAGTGCTCCTAGGAACTTTTCAGTATAT GGTTTAGATGATGAATATCAAGAAGAAGGTGTACTTCTAGGACAGTACGTCTACGATCAAGAAGGAGAGCCACTGCAGATGTTTCCAGTGATG gAGAAGAGTAACAATGTATTCCAAATAGTGGAACTGAGAATTCTCTCTAACTGGGGACATGCTGAATATACATGTCTTTATCGGTTCAGAGTGCATGGGAAACCTGCCGAATAA
- the SUN1 gene encoding SUN domain-containing protein 1 isoform X14: MDFSRLHMYTPPQCVPENTGYTYALSSSYSSDALDFEIEHKIDPVFDSPRMSRRSLRLAAAGFNKTDGARSDTLRDSSYSGNMTFREQSKVVRQRKSTNKQSGSVRETPRKTLFSSPIYSQSSFNSHTTDASMVSTVLDESSIREQTEVDHFWGLDDDGEPKGSDTMLTQGNGDIATAETQTTVINGYTCSDCSMLSERKEALTARSASYVPSSRIYSRDRSQRHASRRAASGMFRLLRTGWYQLVTLLSLLKVFLLRRCLPKIFKLLLFVIPLLFLLGIWFWGFDGFVSLLPVLNWTRIDKVQRIDDSIYVPEPQPGSSHTVQPPKGTINIFDSGRISELEKQMALVSDRCHHHDEEYSKVMLLLHNLQDQVAQMGDRSEILKLIKNVMDQHLKEIKLEEKTDFLALHQEHELRIVMLEDLLKKLSAESEDIQKELDIAKAKTVREDEHNQLLSRVKKLELELSQVKSELLTGESVKTSCEKIDVIHEKVDAQVKESVKMMFFGDQHEDFSESLLQWLTSNFVTKSDLQTLLRDLELQILKNITQHMSVTNQRITSEVVTNVVNNAGISGITEAQAQIIVNNALKLYSQDKTGMVDFALESGGGSILSTRCSETYETKTALISLFGIPLWYFSQSPRVVIQPDMYPGNCWAFKGSEGYLVVRLSMKIYPTAFTMEHIPKTLSPSGNITSAPRNFSVYGLDDEYQEEGVLLGQYVYDQEGEPLQMFPVMEKSNNVFQIVELRILSNWGHAEYTCLYRFRVHGKPAE, translated from the exons ATGGATTTTTCACGACTTCACATGTATACTCCTCCCCAATGTGTGCCAGAGAACACTGGCTATACATATGCACTCAG TTCAAGTTATTCTTCAGATGCTTTGGATTTTGAAATTGAACACAAAATAGATCCAGTATTCGATTCACCAAGGATGTCACGGCGTAGTTTACGGTTAGCTGCTGCAGgatttaataaaacagatgGTGCCCGAAGTGATACCCTTCGTGACAGCTCTTACTCTGGAAACATGACTTTCAGAGAACAGTCTAA GGTGGTAAGGCAGCGCAAAAGTACAAATAAACAATCTGGCAGTGTGAGAGAGACACCAAGGAAAACCCTATTCAGCTCTCCCATTTATAGCCAAAGCAGTTTCAATAGCCATACCACTGATGCATCCATGGTGTCCACGGTATTGGATGAATCTTCGATTCGAGAGCAGACAGAAGTTGACCATTTCTGGG gTCTTGATGATGATGGTGAACCTAAAG GTAGTGATACTATGTTAACACAGGGAAATGGAGATATAGCAACAGCAGAAACGCAGACCACAGTGATAAATGGCTACACTTGCAGTGATTGCAGTATGCTTTCTGAACGGAAGGAGGCTCTTACAGCAAGATCAGCTTCTTATGTGCCATCTTCCAGAATTTACTCTAGGGACAGGAGCCAGAGACATGCATCTA GGAGGGCAGCTTCTGGCATGTTCAGGTTGCTTAGAACTGGCTGGTATCAACTTGTTACTTTGCTGTCATTGCTCAAGGTGTTTCTTCTTAGAAG ATGCCTTCCAAAGATTTTCAAGCTATTACTGTTTGTCATCCCACTGCTGTTTCTATTAG GTATATGGTTCTGGGGTTTTGATGGCTTCGTTTCATTATTGCCTGTGTTGAACTGGACAAGAATTGATAAAGTACAGAGAATAGATGACTCAATTTATGTTCCTGAGCCCCAGCCTGGTTCTTCCCATACTGTACAGCCTCCAAAG GGTACCATAAATATCTTTGATTCCGGTCGTATAAGTgagctggaaaagcaaatggCCCTCGTGTCTGATAGATGCCATCACCACGATGAAGAATACAGCAAAGTGATGCTTCTACTCCATAATCTTcaagatcaggttgcccagatgGGTGACAGAAGTGAAATATTGAAGCTAATAAAAAATGTGATGGATCAACATCTTAAAGAGAtaaaactggaggaaaag ACTGACTTCCTGGCTTTACATCAAGAACATGAACTGCGCATCGTGATGCTGGAAGATCTTCTTAAAAAACTGTCTGCTGAATCTGAG gACATTCAGAAGGAGCTTGACATAGCCAAAGCAAAAACAGTAAG AGAGGATGAACATAATCAACTTTTATCCAGAGTTAAAAAGCTAGAACTAGAGTTGTCTCAGGTGAAATCGGAGCTGTTAACTGGGGAAAGTGTGAAGACGAGTTGTGAGAAAATAGATGTCATTCATGAAAAA GTAGATGCCCAGGTTAAAGAATCTGTCAAGATGATGTTTTTTGGTGATCAACACGAGGACTTCTCTGAATCACTTCTCCAATGGCTTACATCCAATTTTGTGACCAAAAGTGATCTGCAGACTCTGCTGCGGGATCTAGAGTTGCAGATCCTCAAGAATATTACTCAACATATGTCTGTTACAAACCAAAGAATAACATCTGAAGTAGTAACAAATGTTGTGAACAATGCAGGGATCTCTGGAATCACGGAAGCG CAAGCACAGATTATTGTAAACAATGCACTGAAACTCTACTCTCAAGACAAGACTGGTATGGTGGATTTTGCCTTAGAATCTGGAG gtGGCAGCATTCTGAGTACTCGCTGCTCTGAAACCTATGAGACCAAAACAGCATTAATTAGCCTCTTTGGAATTCCTTTATGGTACTTCTCTCAGTCTCCCAGAGTGGTGATTCAG CCGGACATGTATCCAGGAAACTGCTGGGCTTTCAAGGGATCGGAGGGGTATCTTGTAGTTAGACTTTCCATGAAGATCTATCCAACTGCCTTTACGATGGAACACATACCAAAAACACTTTCACCATCAGGAAATATCACCAGTGCTCCTAGGAACTTTTCAGTATAT GGTTTAGATGATGAATATCAAGAAGAAGGTGTACTTCTAGGACAGTACGTCTACGATCAAGAAGGAGAGCCACTGCAGATGTTTCCAGTGATG gAGAAGAGTAACAATGTATTCCAAATAGTGGAACTGAGAATTCTCTCTAACTGGGGACATGCTGAATATACATGTCTTTATCGGTTCAGAGTGCATGGGAAACCTGCCGAATAA
- the SUN1 gene encoding SUN domain-containing protein 1 isoform X13, whose amino-acid sequence MSRRSLRLAAAGFNKTDGARSDTLRDSSYSGNMTFREQSKVVRQRKSTNKQSGSVRETPRKTLFSSPIYSQSSFNSHTTDASMVSTVLDESSIREQTEVDHFWGLDDDGEPKGSDTMLTQGNGDIATAETQTTVINGYTCSDCSMLSERKEALTARSASYVPSSRIYSRDRSQRHASTHSDYCGSMNVKEFYREDSHLGVNQESICYFMLHVLRTVGATGWLVSQKVLSLLWLAILSPGRAASGMFRLLRTGWYQLVTLLSLLKVFLLRRCLPKIFKLLLFVIPLLFLLGIWFWGFDGFVSLLPVLNWTRIDKVQRIDDSIYVPEPQPGSSHTVQPPKGTINIFDSGRISELEKQMALVSDRCHHHDEEYSKVMLLLHNLQDQVAQMGDRSEILKLIKNVMDQHLKEIKLEEKTDFLALHQEHELRIVMLEDLLKKLSAESEDIQKELDIAKAKTVREDEHNQLLSRVKKLELELSQVKSELLTGESVKTSCEKIDVIHEKVDAQVKESVKMMFFGDQHEDFSESLLQWLTSNFVTKSDLQTLLRDLELQILKNITQHMSVTNQRITSEVVTNVVNNAGISGITEAQAQIIVNNALKLYSQDKTGMVDFALESGGGSILSTRCSETYETKTALISLFGIPLWYFSQSPRVVIQPDMYPGNCWAFKGSEGYLVVRLSMKIYPTAFTMEHIPKTLSPSGNITSAPRNFSVYGLDDEYQEEGVLLGQYVYDQEGEPLQMFPVMEKSNNVFQIVELRILSNWGHAEYTCLYRFRVHGKPAE is encoded by the exons ATGTCACGGCGTAGTTTACGGTTAGCTGCTGCAGgatttaataaaacagatgGTGCCCGAAGTGATACCCTTCGTGACAGCTCTTACTCTGGAAACATGACTTTCAGAGAACAGTCTAA GGTGGTAAGGCAGCGCAAAAGTACAAATAAACAATCTGGCAGTGTGAGAGAGACACCAAGGAAAACCCTATTCAGCTCTCCCATTTATAGCCAAAGCAGTTTCAATAGCCATACCACTGATGCATCCATGGTGTCCACGGTATTGGATGAATCTTCGATTCGAGAGCAGACAGAAGTTGACCATTTCTGGG gTCTTGATGATGATGGTGAACCTAAAG GTAGTGATACTATGTTAACACAGGGAAATGGAGATATAGCAACAGCAGAAACGCAGACCACAGTGATAAATGGCTACACTTGCAGTGATTGCAGTATGCTTTCTGAACGGAAGGAGGCTCTTACAGCAAGATCAGCTTCTTATGTGCCATCTTCCAGAATTTACTCTAGGGACAGGAGCCAGAGACATGCATCTA CTCACTCAGATTACTGTGGAAGCATGAATGTAAAGGAATTTTACAGAGAGGATAGCCATCTTGGTGTGAATCAGGAATCAATAT GTTACTTTATGCTTCACGTGTTGCGAACAGTGGGAGCAACCGGATGGCTTGTGTCTCAGAAGGTGTTGTCTCTACTTTGGCTGGCCATTCTTTCTCCAG GGAGGGCAGCTTCTGGCATGTTCAGGTTGCTTAGAACTGGCTGGTATCAACTTGTTACTTTGCTGTCATTGCTCAAGGTGTTTCTTCTTAGAAG ATGCCTTCCAAAGATTTTCAAGCTATTACTGTTTGTCATCCCACTGCTGTTTCTATTAG GTATATGGTTCTGGGGTTTTGATGGCTTCGTTTCATTATTGCCTGTGTTGAACTGGACAAGAATTGATAAAGTACAGAGAATAGATGACTCAATTTATGTTCCTGAGCCCCAGCCTGGTTCTTCCCATACTGTACAGCCTCCAAAG GGTACCATAAATATCTTTGATTCCGGTCGTATAAGTgagctggaaaagcaaatggCCCTCGTGTCTGATAGATGCCATCACCACGATGAAGAATACAGCAAAGTGATGCTTCTACTCCATAATCTTcaagatcaggttgcccagatgGGTGACAGAAGTGAAATATTGAAGCTAATAAAAAATGTGATGGATCAACATCTTAAAGAGAtaaaactggaggaaaag ACTGACTTCCTGGCTTTACATCAAGAACATGAACTGCGCATCGTGATGCTGGAAGATCTTCTTAAAAAACTGTCTGCTGAATCTGAG gACATTCAGAAGGAGCTTGACATAGCCAAAGCAAAAACAGTAAG AGAGGATGAACATAATCAACTTTTATCCAGAGTTAAAAAGCTAGAACTAGAGTTGTCTCAGGTGAAATCGGAGCTGTTAACTGGGGAAAGTGTGAAGACGAGTTGTGAGAAAATAGATGTCATTCATGAAAAA GTAGATGCCCAGGTTAAAGAATCTGTCAAGATGATGTTTTTTGGTGATCAACACGAGGACTTCTCTGAATCACTTCTCCAATGGCTTACATCCAATTTTGTGACCAAAAGTGATCTGCAGACTCTGCTGCGGGATCTAGAGTTGCAGATCCTCAAGAATATTACTCAACATATGTCTGTTACAAACCAAAGAATAACATCTGAAGTAGTAACAAATGTTGTGAACAATGCAGGGATCTCTGGAATCACGGAAGCG CAAGCACAGATTATTGTAAACAATGCACTGAAACTCTACTCTCAAGACAAGACTGGTATGGTGGATTTTGCCTTAGAATCTGGAG gtGGCAGCATTCTGAGTACTCGCTGCTCTGAAACCTATGAGACCAAAACAGCATTAATTAGCCTCTTTGGAATTCCTTTATGGTACTTCTCTCAGTCTCCCAGAGTGGTGATTCAG CCGGACATGTATCCAGGAAACTGCTGGGCTTTCAAGGGATCGGAGGGGTATCTTGTAGTTAGACTTTCCATGAAGATCTATCCAACTGCCTTTACGATGGAACACATACCAAAAACACTTTCACCATCAGGAAATATCACCAGTGCTCCTAGGAACTTTTCAGTATAT GGTTTAGATGATGAATATCAAGAAGAAGGTGTACTTCTAGGACAGTACGTCTACGATCAAGAAGGAGAGCCACTGCAGATGTTTCCAGTGATG gAGAAGAGTAACAATGTATTCCAAATAGTGGAACTGAGAATTCTCTCTAACTGGGGACATGCTGAATATACATGTCTTTATCGGTTCAGAGTGCATGGGAAACCTGCCGAATAA